In one Plutella xylostella chromosome 20, ilPluXylo3.1, whole genome shotgun sequence genomic region, the following are encoded:
- the LOC119694057 gene encoding odorant receptor 47a-like isoform X2 yields MKSFAASVAAYFTDPKYPSMGLAIVFLKSCGLWKLKKVHYIIPFCLFITFMSQILYMLFSKRIAHFFLNLFQTGFFHLGLIKMALYFYNLPKWMETFNWLSETELQQQQDEHLKGIVKRSTKYCNTVAWAWVIGSYSTWTFNYGENLLMVIVQIETLHEIDPTYITFYLLWPTEPATGRWNVYPYIIVQFLYSFFTVTYLTVFDILCVSTMIAMAGQLEALSEMFRRALDTDSEEDQYRNLINCYKRYADILFTQKRLNKIMSPILFMYLLIASINMSLILFSLANLKKSSKIASQVLVVSLVVEAFYYYWHGHQVMHQSENISAAVYDSDWVDKSPKIRRLVYIMSSTVNRKFVYNAGPFNEVTVITFIQIVKVTVSFYKLMCTTTLSDAGS; encoded by the exons atgAAATCATTTGCAGCTTCTGTAGCTGCTTATTTTACAGATCCTAAATACCCTTCGATGGGATTGgccattgtatttttaaaatcttgTGGGCTATGGAAGCTGAAGAAAGTTCATTACATCATACCATTTTGCCTATTTATCACTTTCATGAGTCAGATTCTGTACATGCTATTTTCTAAACGTATTGCTCATTTTTTCTTAAACTTGTTTCAAACGGGATTTTTCCATCTGGGGCTCATAAAGATGGCactttacttttataatttgcCAAAATGGATGGAAACTTTCAACTGGCTTTCAGAGACTGAGCTTCAACAACAACAAGATGAACATTTGAAGGGCATTGTTAAAAGAAGTACTAAGTACTGTAACACTGTAGCATGGGCCTGGGTCATTGGAAGCTATTCAACATGGACATTCAATTACGGGGAAAATTTATTGATGGTTATAGTTCAAATTGAAACATTGCACGAAATTGATCCGACCTACATTACGTTTTATTTGCTCTGGCCTACGGAACCTGCTACCGGAAGGTGGAATGTTTACCCATACATAATTGTGCAGTTTCTATATTCATTTTTCACCGTTACCTATTTGACTGTGTTCGATATCTTGTGTGTATCAACTATGATAGCTATGGCTGGACAATTAGAAGCACTGAGTGAGATGTTTCGACGAGCGCTGGACACGGATAGTGAAGAGGATCAGTATCGTAATTTAATAAACTGTTACAAACGCTACGCCGATATACTTTT cACACAAAAAagattgaacaaaataatgtcGCCCATTCTCTTCATGTATTTGCTGATTGCATCTATAAATATGAGTCTTATACTATTTAGTTTGGCAAAC CTCAAAAAATCATCGAAGATTGCGTCGCAAGTGCTAGTTGTATCATTAGTGGTTGAAGCTTTTTATTACTATTGGCACGGACATCAAGTAATGCATCAG AGCGAGAATATAAGCGCAGCGGTATACGACTCTGACTGGGTGGATAAGAGCCCTAAAATTCGTCGACTTGTCTACATCATGTCTTCGACGGTCAACAGGAAATTCGTTTATAACGCCGGCCCTTTCAATGAAGTCACAGTTATTACTTTTATCCAG ATCGTGAAGGTTACGGTCAGCTTTTACAAATTAATGTGCACAACGACATTGTCCGACGCAGGCTcttaa
- the LOC119694057 gene encoding putative odorant receptor 71a isoform X1 has protein sequence MKSFAASVAAYFTDPKYPSMGLAIVFLKSCGLWKLKKVHYIIPFCLFITFMSQILYMLFSKRIAHFFLNLFQTGFFHLGLIKMALYFYNLPKWMETFNWLSETELQQQQDEHLKGIVKRSTKYCNTVAWAWVIGSYSTWTFNYGENLLMVIVQIETLHEIDPTYITFYLLWPTEPATGRWNVYPYIIVQFLYSFFTVTYLTVFDILCVSTMIAMAGQLEALSEMFRRALDTDSEEDQYRNLINCYKRYADILFTQKRLNKIMSPILFMYLLIASINMSLILFSLANLKKSSKIASQVLVVSLVVEAFYYYWHGHQVMHQSENISAAVYDSDWVDKSPKIRRLVYIMSSTVNRKFVYNAGPFNEVTVITFIQVGNDSIILVSYLIKENGHFSKAP, from the exons atgAAATCATTTGCAGCTTCTGTAGCTGCTTATTTTACAGATCCTAAATACCCTTCGATGGGATTGgccattgtatttttaaaatcttgTGGGCTATGGAAGCTGAAGAAAGTTCATTACATCATACCATTTTGCCTATTTATCACTTTCATGAGTCAGATTCTGTACATGCTATTTTCTAAACGTATTGCTCATTTTTTCTTAAACTTGTTTCAAACGGGATTTTTCCATCTGGGGCTCATAAAGATGGCactttacttttataatttgcCAAAATGGATGGAAACTTTCAACTGGCTTTCAGAGACTGAGCTTCAACAACAACAAGATGAACATTTGAAGGGCATTGTTAAAAGAAGTACTAAGTACTGTAACACTGTAGCATGGGCCTGGGTCATTGGAAGCTATTCAACATGGACATTCAATTACGGGGAAAATTTATTGATGGTTATAGTTCAAATTGAAACATTGCACGAAATTGATCCGACCTACATTACGTTTTATTTGCTCTGGCCTACGGAACCTGCTACCGGAAGGTGGAATGTTTACCCATACATAATTGTGCAGTTTCTATATTCATTTTTCACCGTTACCTATTTGACTGTGTTCGATATCTTGTGTGTATCAACTATGATAGCTATGGCTGGACAATTAGAAGCACTGAGTGAGATGTTTCGACGAGCGCTGGACACGGATAGTGAAGAGGATCAGTATCGTAATTTAATAAACTGTTACAAACGCTACGCCGATATACTTTT cACACAAAAAagattgaacaaaataatgtcGCCCATTCTCTTCATGTATTTGCTGATTGCATCTATAAATATGAGTCTTATACTATTTAGTTTGGCAAAC CTCAAAAAATCATCGAAGATTGCGTCGCAAGTGCTAGTTGTATCATTAGTGGTTGAAGCTTTTTATTACTATTGGCACGGACATCAAGTAATGCATCAG AGCGAGAATATAAGCGCAGCGGTATACGACTCTGACTGGGTGGATAAGAGCCCTAAAATTCGTCGACTTGTCTACATCATGTCTTCGACGGTCAACAGGAAATTCGTTTATAACGCCGGCCCTTTCAATGAAGTCACAGTTATTACTTTTATCCAGGTCGGTAATGACTCCATAATCTTAGttagttatttaataaaggagaatggccatttctctaaggcgccatga
- the LOC119694057 gene encoding uncharacterized protein LOC119694057 isoform X3, translated as MKSFAASVAAYFTDPKYPSMGLAIVFLKSCGLWKLKKVHYIIPFCLFITFMSQILYMLFSKRIAHFFLNLFQTGFFHLGLIKMALYFYNLPKWMETFNWLSETELQQQQDEHLKGIVKRSTKYCNTVAWAWVIGSYSTWTFNYGENLLMVIVQIETLHEIDPTYITFYLLWPTEPATGSTQKRLNKIMSPILFMYLLIASINMSLILFSLANLKKSSKIASQVLVVSLVVEAFYYYWHGHQVMHQSENISAAVYDSDWVDKSPKIRRLVYIMSSTVNRKFVYNAGPFNEVTVITFIQVGNDSIILVSYLIKENGHFSKAP; from the exons atgAAATCATTTGCAGCTTCTGTAGCTGCTTATTTTACAGATCCTAAATACCCTTCGATGGGATTGgccattgtatttttaaaatcttgTGGGCTATGGAAGCTGAAGAAAGTTCATTACATCATACCATTTTGCCTATTTATCACTTTCATGAGTCAGATTCTGTACATGCTATTTTCTAAACGTATTGCTCATTTTTTCTTAAACTTGTTTCAAACGGGATTTTTCCATCTGGGGCTCATAAAGATGGCactttacttttataatttgcCAAAATGGATGGAAACTTTCAACTGGCTTTCAGAGACTGAGCTTCAACAACAACAAGATGAACATTTGAAGGGCATTGTTAAAAGAAGTACTAAGTACTGTAACACTGTAGCATGGGCCTGGGTCATTGGAAGCTATTCAACATGGACATTCAATTACGGGGAAAATTTATTGATGGTTATAGTTCAAATTGAAACATTGCACGAAATTGATCCGACCTACATTACGTTTTATTTGCTCTGGCCTACGGAACCTGCTACCGGAAG cACACAAAAAagattgaacaaaataatgtcGCCCATTCTCTTCATGTATTTGCTGATTGCATCTATAAATATGAGTCTTATACTATTTAGTTTGGCAAAC CTCAAAAAATCATCGAAGATTGCGTCGCAAGTGCTAGTTGTATCATTAGTGGTTGAAGCTTTTTATTACTATTGGCACGGACATCAAGTAATGCATCAG AGCGAGAATATAAGCGCAGCGGTATACGACTCTGACTGGGTGGATAAGAGCCCTAAAATTCGTCGACTTGTCTACATCATGTCTTCGACGGTCAACAGGAAATTCGTTTATAACGCCGGCCCTTTCAATGAAGTCACAGTTATTACTTTTATCCAGGTCGGTAATGACTCCATAATCTTAGttagttatttaataaaggagaatggccatttctctaaggcgccatga